A genomic segment from Dechloromonas denitrificans encodes:
- the ntrC gene encoding nitrogen regulation protein NR(I): MKPVWIVDDDRSIRWVLEKTLSREGIPFKSYASASEAISNLEQGVEPPQVLMSDIRMPGQSGLELLQEVKTRFPSVPVIIMTAYSDLESAVAAFQGGAFEYLPKPFDVDQAVELIRRAIDESMHQSGAVEEEGLIPEILGQAPAMQEVFRAIGRLALSHATVLINGESGSGKELVAHALHRHSPRADKPFIAINTAAIPKDLLESELFGHERGAFTGAQAQRRGRFEQAEGGTLFLDEIGDMPSELQTRLLRVLSDGHYYRVGGHSPIKANVRVIAATHQNLETRVKDGLFREDLFHRLNVIRVRLPSLRERREDIPLLARHFLQKSARELGVEAKRLSEPALKYLTGLDFQGNVRQLENLCHWLTVMAPAQQVEIGDLPGELRDSVPMTLASDWESALEGETDRLLARGVQDVHGVLSQIFERIVISRALAHTGGRRIEAALALGIGRNTITRKIAELGIDGGKESATE; this comes from the coding sequence ATGAAGCCAGTCTGGATTGTTGATGACGATCGCTCCATCCGCTGGGTCCTCGAAAAGACCCTGTCCCGCGAGGGCATCCCTTTCAAGAGTTACGCCTCGGCCAGCGAGGCGATCTCCAACCTTGAGCAGGGGGTTGAGCCGCCGCAGGTCCTGATGTCCGATATCCGCATGCCAGGCCAGTCCGGGCTGGAATTGTTGCAAGAAGTGAAGACGCGCTTCCCATCGGTGCCGGTCATCATCATGACGGCATACTCGGATCTGGAAAGTGCCGTGGCTGCGTTTCAGGGAGGCGCTTTCGAGTACCTGCCCAAACCTTTCGACGTCGATCAGGCCGTTGAGTTGATTCGGCGGGCAATCGACGAGTCTATGCACCAAAGCGGTGCGGTTGAGGAGGAAGGGTTGATTCCTGAAATCCTTGGACAGGCTCCGGCCATGCAGGAGGTGTTCCGGGCCATTGGCCGTCTGGCGCTGTCGCATGCCACCGTGTTGATCAACGGCGAGTCCGGTTCCGGGAAGGAGCTGGTTGCGCATGCCTTGCATCGCCACAGTCCCCGGGCCGATAAACCGTTCATTGCGATCAATACCGCAGCTATCCCGAAGGACTTGCTTGAATCCGAGCTTTTTGGTCACGAGCGGGGCGCGTTTACCGGGGCGCAGGCACAACGGCGCGGGCGCTTCGAACAAGCCGAGGGCGGCACGCTGTTCCTTGATGAAATCGGCGATATGCCGTCGGAACTGCAGACGCGCTTGTTGCGCGTGCTGTCCGACGGTCACTACTACCGGGTTGGCGGTCATTCGCCGATCAAGGCGAATGTTCGCGTTATTGCCGCGACGCACCAGAACCTTGAAACGCGCGTCAAGGATGGCTTGTTTCGCGAGGATTTATTCCATCGCCTGAACGTGATTCGTGTCCGTTTGCCTTCTCTGCGCGAGCGGCGCGAGGATATTCCCCTGCTCGCCCGGCACTTCCTGCAAAAAAGCGCCCGCGAACTGGGCGTTGAAGCCAAACGCCTGTCCGAGCCGGCCTTGAAATACCTGACCGGCCTCGATTTCCAGGGCAATGTCCGCCAGCTTGAAAACCTGTGCCATTGGCTGACGGTCATGGCTCCGGCCCAGCAGGTTGAAATTGGTGACTTGCCCGGCGAGTTACGCGACTCGGTGCCGATGACCCTGGCCAGTGATTGGGAAAGTGCGTTGGAAGGTGAAACCGATCGTCTTCTGGCTCGCGGTGTCCAGGATGTTCACGGCGTGTTGTCGCAAATTTTCGAGCGGATCGTGATTTCGCGTGCGCTGGCGCATACCGGCGGGCGCCGGATCGAAGCTGCGCTGGCGTTGGGTATCGGGCGCAATACGATTACCCGAAAAATTGCCGAACTCGGGATTGATGGCGGCAAGGAGTCGGCGACAGAGTAA